In a single window of the Candidatus Zixiibacteriota bacterium genome:
- a CDS encoding T9SS type A sorting domain-containing protein — MRKLSFFLTFALVLSLAYGALAQRTNLGIISLDNVTNQYTPTQLAAGKTHVASIRYNLLGLSAANPWVGSNAFEVYSPDGANWVNLLAADGPIVSALPVTVSKFRKYYTNANAGTVNWVATAGGGTTQPGPSTGPLSRVGYSLATLDVTGMGGYAGGSTNGIALTLQFQTLLADVGKMMCLDSVNGKATVAWEWADAGPAADDWPQWDNDPGTAGNQEGARCWEIFEVPNLPPDWCDDPAVGNVSFNHCQQGSFTLCATDPDPEQCDPPGDGSVVYSFAPGFETGYGTIAGNLWTWSGPTVPQAANVDIEFLVKDACDAEQAAHFVLHVTTTNNAPTIQCPSLRTVSINTCKTQTVTIADADVCDALTLSVLGFSRTYLGTYNIVGNVIELCPVTGDENAAPLLMTVQVSDGNATATCDVPWNVIAGSPYQVELQKDSAVYQGQYRDIFIKLHKFDAAQGLGGFDFLIAYDASALALQLAYEGEIYNQDTDVPPGCGWEFFTYRFSPYGNCGNACPSGMVRVVGLAETNNGPYHPDCGVENVPIVLAYLRFLVSNDRTLECQFVPIRFFWYGCGDNTLSNDDGSELYLSEKVFDFCAYNEPFLGCEITADDPFPTYQGAQDECVYVDEGRGKVAKRNVDFQNGGIDIACADSIDARGDINLNGLAYEIADAVMFTNYFISGVAAFGSHIEGSIAASDTNADGLALTVADLVYLIRVIIGDAVPYDKIAPVAASITVSRDGVFSVDGSMGAAHVVVAGNVTPTLLAPGMEIKSGFDGENTNILVFSLDGNSFSGSFLRADGQVVKTEFASSTGAPVVAKVMPSDYALSQNYPNPFNPSTKIDILIPGAGIEWKLNIYNVTGQLVESFSGVSNTGFEQVVWEASGVSSGVYFYKLTAGTFSDTKKAILLK; from the coding sequence ATGAGGAAACTTTCATTTTTCCTTACGTTCGCTTTGGTACTTTCCCTGGCGTACGGTGCGCTCGCACAACGAACCAACCTGGGTATTATTTCGCTTGACAATGTCACGAACCAGTACACTCCCACACAGTTGGCGGCGGGCAAGACGCACGTGGCCTCCATACGGTACAACCTCTTAGGCTTAAGCGCAGCCAACCCGTGGGTAGGCTCGAACGCCTTTGAGGTGTACTCGCCGGACGGCGCCAACTGGGTGAACCTGTTGGCTGCTGACGGTCCGATTGTCAGCGCCCTTCCGGTGACTGTGAGCAAGTTCAGGAAGTACTACACTAACGCCAACGCAGGTACAGTCAACTGGGTTGCCACCGCCGGCGGCGGCACCACCCAGCCGGGCCCGAGCACCGGTCCGCTGAGCCGCGTTGGTTACTCGCTGGCCACTTTGGACGTGACCGGTATGGGCGGGTATGCCGGTGGTTCCACCAACGGCATCGCCCTGACCCTACAGTTCCAGACGCTGCTGGCCGATGTCGGCAAAATGATGTGCCTCGACTCGGTCAACGGCAAAGCCACGGTGGCCTGGGAATGGGCCGATGCCGGTCCGGCTGCTGACGACTGGCCACAGTGGGATAACGACCCTGGTACCGCTGGTAACCAGGAAGGCGCCCGCTGCTGGGAAATCTTCGAAGTGCCGAACCTCCCGCCGGATTGGTGCGATGATCCGGCCGTAGGCAACGTGTCCTTCAACCACTGCCAGCAGGGTTCATTCACCCTGTGCGCAACTGATCCGGATCCGGAACAGTGCGATCCGCCCGGTGACGGTTCTGTGGTATACTCGTTTGCCCCCGGTTTCGAAACCGGCTACGGCACGATTGCCGGTAATCTGTGGACCTGGTCCGGCCCGACCGTACCGCAGGCTGCCAACGTGGATATCGAATTCCTCGTTAAGGATGCCTGTGATGCGGAACAGGCCGCGCACTTCGTGCTGCACGTGACCACTACCAACAACGCTCCGACGATACAGTGCCCGTCGCTCAGAACCGTCAGCATCAACACCTGCAAAACGCAGACTGTGACGATTGCTGATGCGGATGTTTGCGACGCGCTTACGTTGTCGGTACTGGGCTTCAGCCGGACGTACCTCGGCACTTACAACATCGTCGGCAACGTCATCGAGCTTTGCCCGGTGACCGGTGACGAGAATGCGGCCCCGTTGTTAATGACGGTCCAGGTCAGCGATGGTAATGCTACCGCGACTTGCGACGTGCCGTGGAACGTGATTGCGGGATCTCCCTATCAGGTTGAATTGCAGAAAGATTCAGCCGTGTACCAGGGTCAGTACCGCGATATTTTTATTAAGCTGCACAAGTTCGATGCGGCCCAGGGTCTGGGCGGTTTCGACTTCCTGATTGCTTATGACGCCTCCGCGCTGGCCCTCCAGCTTGCTTACGAGGGCGAAATCTACAATCAGGATACCGACGTGCCTCCGGGTTGCGGCTGGGAGTTCTTCACCTACCGCTTCAGCCCTTACGGCAACTGCGGCAACGCCTGCCCGAGCGGCATGGTTCGCGTAGTTGGTCTGGCCGAGACCAACAATGGTCCGTACCATCCCGATTGCGGCGTGGAGAACGTACCGATCGTTCTGGCGTACCTGAGATTCCTGGTCAGCAATGACCGGACTTTGGAGTGCCAGTTCGTACCGATCCGGTTCTTCTGGTATGGCTGCGGTGACAACACCCTGTCGAACGATGACGGTTCCGAACTGTATTTGTCGGAAAAGGTGTTTGATTTCTGCGCATACAATGAGCCGTTCCTCGGCTGTGAAATCACCGCCGACGATCCATTCCCGACCTACCAGGGCGCTCAAGACGAATGCGTCTACGTAGATGAGGGAAGAGGCAAGGTTGCCAAGCGTAACGTTGACTTCCAGAACGGCGGTATTGATATCGCCTGCGCCGACTCGATCGACGCTCGCGGTGATATCAACCTGAACGGTCTGGCGTACGAAATCGCCGACGCGGTCATGTTCACCAACTACTTCATTTCGGGTGTTGCGGCGTTTGGAAGCCATATTGAAGGTTCGATCGCGGCTTCCGATACGAACGCCGACGGCCTCGCTCTGACGGTCGCCGACCTGGTGTACCTGATCCGTGTGATCATTGGCGATGCCGTGCCGTATGACAAGATCGCCCCGGTGGCTGCCAGCATTACCGTCAGCCGTGACGGTGTCTTCAGTGTCGACGGTTCAATGGGTGCGGCCCACGTTGTCGTTGCCGGCAATGTGACCCCAACCCTGTTGGCCCCCGGCATGGAGATCAAGTCCGGCTTTGACGGCGAGAACACCAATATCCTGGTGTTCAGCCTCGACGGCAACAGCTTCTCCGGCAGCTTCCTGCGCGCCGATGGTCAGGTCGTCAAGACCGAATTCGCCTCCAGCACCGGTGCGCCGGTAGTGGCGAAGGTCATGCCGTCCGACTATGCGCTGAGCCAGAACTACCCGAACCCGTTCAACCCGAGCACCAAGATCGACATCCTGATCCCCGGCGCCGGGATTGAGTGGAAGCTGAATATTTATAACGTCACGGGTCAGCTCGTTGAGAGCTTCTCCGGCGTTAGCAATACCGGCTTCGAGCAGGTTGTTTGGGAGGCCTCTGGTGTCTCCTCCGGCGTCTACTTCTACAAGTTGACGGCCGGCACCTTCAGCGATACCAAGAAGGCTATCCTTCTGAAGTAA
- a CDS encoding T9SS type A sorting domain-containing protein — translation MTKRYFTVVCSIMALLAAVGSDVRAEGNVVGYYVYVDSVQAGVGEDISIRFLLGNEQALTSFSVPITYNPELVTLKSVSFTGSRAQHLANKIVTPANLSTANGHFMVSAFQWLEDPIAVGEGLLFTVVFGVKSTALPGQSTVLDTLFYPPGGYLEVVRADAPGGIRPAFRPGRILVGEPNRAPVFTLISDQYVLEGDSLKLNVRVTDPDSDQVTLAATSKPIGSHFVDNGDGSARFAWVPDYVGPNSADGSPVKVRFWAGDGDLSSQMEVTVHVVNRNRCPVISAPSAVSVEAGETLDFSVSAVDPDFETISWGWSGLPSGASFDAANPGRLSWVSSVTDSGTFALRFVAVDPQGLADTATVAASVQAVALYTLRIDSVKAFPNEDVQYRIVLDNKLPVNGFNLLIHYDPSALAFLSLTNAGTRAADFEFFTATNNNNGIPGDVRIRGIASLAGATPHLAAGEGPIAIGRLHTSGDLAFAGMSIPLRFEFRDAPTNQDNTLADSIGALIRQSDIVYVNGNVLIEDIGEILIGDINLNRIPAEIGDVIYFTNFFINPSLYRFNALQYANSDVNRDNMAATIADLVALINWVVSGNPPLAKTGAVTTPGAVIETSVNASGARLGYECAEEIGAAFVVFETDREISADMIVSAHGQMTLDYRQDGRDVKVLLYSLDGGVLACGKCELFTVRGLDSFQVSHVELGSADGRMVEVSMAAAGPELPTAYALAQNYPNPFNPETTIEFSLPTPSAVELTVYNVLGQQVITLVSGEYPAGEHRVIWNGDDDSGVPVASGIYLYRLTVGSTVLTRKMMLLK, via the coding sequence ATGACGAAAAGGTATTTTACAGTAGTTTGCAGTATCATGGCGCTGCTTGCGGCAGTGGGCAGTGATGTCCGCGCCGAAGGCAACGTTGTCGGCTATTATGTCTATGTCGATTCGGTGCAGGCTGGGGTTGGGGAGGACATCTCGATCCGGTTTCTTCTGGGTAACGAGCAGGCGCTCACTTCGTTTTCGGTGCCGATAACTTATAACCCCGAACTGGTGACGCTCAAGTCGGTCAGTTTCACGGGCTCTCGCGCCCAACACCTTGCCAATAAGATAGTTACACCCGCCAACCTAAGCACGGCCAACGGCCACTTCATGGTCTCGGCCTTCCAATGGCTCGAGGACCCTATTGCCGTTGGCGAAGGGCTCTTGTTCACCGTCGTTTTTGGCGTCAAGAGCACTGCTTTGCCGGGCCAATCCACAGTTCTCGATACGCTTTTCTACCCGCCGGGCGGTTATCTCGAAGTGGTGCGCGCCGATGCTCCGGGCGGGATTCGGCCGGCATTCCGGCCGGGCCGCATTCTCGTGGGCGAGCCGAACCGGGCGCCGGTGTTCACCCTGATTTCCGATCAGTATGTCCTCGAGGGGGACAGCCTGAAGCTAAACGTGCGCGTGACGGATCCCGATAGCGACCAGGTCACGCTGGCGGCGACCTCCAAGCCGATCGGTTCGCACTTCGTTGACAATGGTGACGGCAGCGCACGGTTTGCGTGGGTGCCGGACTACGTGGGGCCGAACTCCGCGGACGGGTCGCCGGTGAAAGTCAGATTCTGGGCCGGCGACGGCGACCTCTCCAGTCAGATGGAGGTGACTGTCCACGTTGTTAATCGGAATCGCTGCCCGGTGATCAGTGCTCCGTCGGCGGTGAGCGTGGAGGCCGGCGAAACCCTTGATTTCTCCGTTTCAGCGGTGGATCCCGATTTCGAAACGATAAGCTGGGGCTGGTCGGGCCTGCCGTCGGGGGCGAGTTTCGACGCCGCTAATCCGGGGCGCCTGAGCTGGGTCTCGTCGGTGACGGACAGCGGCACGTTTGCGCTTCGTTTCGTGGCAGTTGACCCTCAGGGCCTGGCCGACACCGCGACCGTGGCCGCGTCGGTGCAGGCGGTAGCGCTGTACACGCTGCGCATCGACTCGGTGAAGGCGTTTCCGAACGAGGACGTTCAGTATCGCATCGTACTGGACAACAAGCTGCCGGTGAACGGGTTCAATCTGCTGATCCACTACGATCCGTCGGCGCTGGCGTTTCTCTCATTGACCAACGCCGGCACGCGGGCGGCCGATTTCGAATTCTTCACGGCAACCAACAACAACAACGGCATTCCCGGAGATGTGCGCATCCGCGGTATCGCCAGCCTCGCGGGCGCGACCCCTCATCTCGCGGCCGGCGAGGGGCCGATCGCGATCGGGCGGCTGCATACGAGCGGCGACCTCGCGTTCGCCGGCATGAGTATCCCGCTCCGGTTCGAGTTCCGCGACGCTCCGACTAATCAGGACAACACCCTGGCCGACAGCATCGGCGCCCTCATCCGGCAGAGCGATATCGTCTACGTCAACGGCAACGTGCTGATCGAGGACATCGGCGAGATTCTCATAGGCGACATCAATCTGAATCGCATTCCGGCGGAGATCGGCGACGTCATCTACTTTACCAATTTCTTCATCAATCCGTCGCTATATCGCTTCAACGCGCTGCAGTACGCCAACTCCGATGTCAACCGGGACAACATGGCGGCGACAATCGCCGACCTGGTGGCGCTGATCAACTGGGTGGTGAGCGGGAATCCGCCGCTGGCCAAGACGGGCGCAGTGACCACGCCGGGTGCTGTAATTGAAACATCGGTCAATGCGAGCGGAGCGCGGTTGGGCTATGAGTGCGCGGAGGAGATCGGGGCGGCCTTTGTGGTGTTCGAGACCGATCGGGAGATTTCGGCGGACATGATTGTCTCCGCGCACGGGCAGATGACGCTCGATTATCGCCAGGACGGCCGCGATGTGAAGGTGCTGCTGTACAGCCTCGACGGGGGTGTGTTGGCTTGCGGGAAGTGCGAGCTGTTTACTGTTAGAGGTCTGGATTCATTTCAAGTCAGCCACGTCGAGCTGGGCAGCGCCGACGGCCGCATGGTGGAAGTATCCATGGCGGCCGCCGGCCCTGAACTGCCGACCGCGTATGCGCTGGCACAGAATTATCCGAACCCATTCAATCCGGAGACGACAATTGAATTCTCGCTGCCGACCCCTTCGGCCGTGGAACTCACCGTATACAACGTGCTCGGGCAGCAAGTGATAACGCTGGTGTCGGGTGAATATCCGGCAGGCGAGCACCGGGTCATTTGGAACGGCGACGATGACAGCGGTGTGCCGGTGGCATCCGGGATTTATCTGTACCGGCTGACCGTGGGATCAACGGTTTTGACACGAAAGATGATGCTCCTCAAGTAG
- a CDS encoding GNAT family N-acetyltransferase has protein sequence MVLIEELGIEQADQIIDLVNKLAVELGGEDDEFRALDRAKILADWETSKERFIAFVAIAENGETLGMITLAESFAIYAGGCYGAINELYVPPKHRNKNIGKMLVETAKDYGRNRGWMRLDVTAPPGEVWQRTVDFYLREGFTHTGPKMRFML, from the coding sequence ATGGTACTGATAGAAGAACTGGGCATCGAGCAGGCCGATCAGATTATCGATCTGGTCAATAAACTGGCCGTTGAACTCGGCGGCGAGGACGACGAGTTCCGCGCGCTGGACAGAGCGAAGATTCTCGCCGATTGGGAGACGAGCAAAGAGCGGTTTATTGCGTTCGTTGCGATTGCCGAGAACGGCGAGACCCTGGGGATGATCACGCTGGCGGAATCGTTCGCGATTTATGCGGGCGGCTGCTATGGCGCCATCAACGAACTCTACGTGCCGCCCAAACATCGAAACAAGAACATCGGCAAGATGCTGGTGGAGACGGCCAAGGATTACGGCCGCAACCGGGGCTGGATGCGTCTCGATGTCACCGCCCCGCCCGGCGAGGTTTGGCAACGCACGGTGGATTTCTATCTTCGCGAGGGCTTCACGCACACCGGCCCGAAGATGAGGTTTATGCTGTGA
- a CDS encoding metal ABC transporter permease: MNDYLQFLLWPFIACVVLVGIHVYFGLHVIKRGIIFVDLSLAQVAALGMTFSFLLGFELEGDVAYFFSLGSALLGGTIFTFTREIEGKVPQEAIIGIVYAVSTAAAILGVSHAPEGAEHIKHLLVGSILTVTPAMVLKTAITYTLVGAFHYLARDRFLALTLNHSHRPANARLWDFLFYATFAVVVTSSVKMCGVLLVFIFLVVPSVFAALITDSIARRLVWGWLFGLVGSALGLVLSFLLDTPTGATIVCAFGAMLLLFALVRRLR; this comes from the coding sequence ATGAACGACTATCTTCAGTTCCTGCTCTGGCCGTTCATCGCGTGCGTAGTCTTGGTGGGGATACATGTATATTTCGGACTGCATGTCATCAAGCGAGGGATCATCTTTGTCGATCTCTCGCTGGCCCAGGTAGCGGCGCTCGGCATGACCTTTTCATTCCTGCTCGGGTTCGAGTTGGAGGGCGATGTTGCGTATTTCTTTTCGCTCGGCTCGGCGCTGCTGGGCGGCACGATATTCACCTTTACTCGTGAGATTGAGGGCAAGGTCCCGCAAGAGGCGATTATAGGTATTGTCTATGCGGTCAGTACGGCTGCCGCCATCCTGGGCGTGAGCCATGCACCCGAAGGCGCTGAGCACATAAAACATCTGTTGGTCGGCAGTATTCTGACTGTTACTCCGGCGATGGTGCTCAAGACGGCCATAACGTACACGTTGGTCGGCGCGTTTCACTATCTGGCGCGTGACAGGTTTCTGGCATTGACGCTTAACCACTCCCACCGGCCGGCTAATGCGCGTCTGTGGGATTTCCTATTCTATGCCACCTTTGCCGTGGTGGTGACATCGTCCGTTAAGATGTGTGGCGTGCTCCTAGTGTTCATCTTTCTGGTGGTGCCATCGGTTTTCGCGGCGTTGATAACCGATTCGATCGCACGTCGCCTGGTCTGGGGATGGCTGTTCGGCCTGGTCGGCTCCGCGCTGGGACTGGTGCTGTCGTTCCTGCTGGACACGCCCACGGGCGCTACCATTGTGTGCGCTTTTGGAGCGATGCTGCTTCTGTTTGCGCTGGTGCGACGCTTGCGCTAA
- a CDS encoding metal ABC transporter substrate-binding protein: MKKYTLMSFALLLAPVVSTAQMKVVASTSDLAYFARQIGLDLVEVESIASPKTDVHFVEVRPSYMMKVAKADVVLKVGLELDMWMDKIIDGSRNSKLEIVDCSKYVRPLEVPTFKADARYGDLHRFGNPHYWLGPQNVRLITDAIVDALSAADPQHASEFKQNQETYLVSLETELETLKQKAATLAGKEVVFYHNSWPYFCAFTGIVAAGFVEPYPGVAPSPSHIKEMIDLMRSKNIKAIAVEPYFDKRVPDKIAAETGAKVITAYPSVGGRIENETYTQWLAGNIEALLEAIK; the protein is encoded by the coding sequence ATGAAAAAATATACATTGATGTCCTTTGCTCTCTTACTCGCACCGGTGGTCTCCACGGCTCAGATGAAAGTCGTGGCGTCCACGAGCGACCTGGCCTATTTCGCTCGTCAGATCGGCCTCGACTTGGTCGAGGTCGAGTCGATCGCGTCTCCGAAAACAGACGTTCATTTCGTAGAGGTTCGCCCCAGCTACATGATGAAGGTAGCCAAAGCCGACGTGGTTCTGAAGGTCGGACTGGAATTGGATATGTGGATGGACAAGATCATCGATGGCTCCCGCAACAGCAAACTCGAAATCGTCGACTGTTCAAAGTACGTTCGACCACTGGAAGTCCCGACATTCAAGGCCGACGCCCGTTACGGCGACCTGCACCGTTTCGGCAATCCCCATTACTGGCTCGGCCCACAGAACGTCAGACTGATCACTGACGCCATTGTCGATGCTCTTTCTGCCGCCGATCCCCAGCATGCCTCAGAGTTCAAACAGAACCAGGAGACATATTTGGTTTCACTTGAGACCGAGTTGGAAACATTGAAACAGAAAGCCGCAACTCTTGCAGGCAAAGAAGTGGTCTTTTACCACAACTCCTGGCCCTACTTCTGCGCTTTCACAGGGATCGTGGCCGCCGGATTTGTCGAGCCGTACCCTGGCGTGGCGCCGTCGCCCTCACACATCAAGGAGATGATCGACCTCATGCGGAGCAAAAACATCAAGGCGATTGCGGTCGAGCCGTATTTTGACAAGCGGGTTCCGGACAAAATCGCCGCAGAGACCGGCGCTAAAGTGATCACCGCCTACCCGTCGGTCGGTGGCCGCATAGAAAACGAAACCTACACCCAATGGCTCGCAGGCAATATCGAAGCTTTGCTTGAGGCAATAAAATGA
- a CDS encoding FlgD immunoglobulin-like domain containing protein, with product MRLVKIPLMCLLALLALADYSQAQPQFGCDDIVHSSFDVLRLPFFCGKPGDTVLLPVILDNDSIVTSFQFLIEFDTAWLRPVFIRDSSCAVADQTGCIQWNVDTTFVDHLITRRMLITDTTPGEFGPVIDTINQFSINLFQGRKNVLACNAVPEFLTLDSLPPGNDTIFYVKMAVKATTPHLQLARFTFFESDIFIVDDSVFPPDTTYFNGCNASQMVTAWYKGLNGQGEDSTENFQVYPTTDLGYTYWFQADTACVPPAIPDPTVAFSANPTSITTSQTSALTWTSTNTDSVVIRDGVGSRLAYPVNGQISGTINWSPPSTGTFSFTARAYGTNGNSAFGNATVTVTTGGTGQGPNMSVSGLASPYNQGELISFTVTATNTTGTQITIVASGLPANASFGNGGQVIGVSPLTGTFSWTPSNTQEGFFTVTFTGSHSGGSTVLPIQIEVKELEFDRLFSTSREGNRPVGGRPGRAGIAFPIDLVKRQPVYGIQFDMTYPDEFLRIDSIMTTIRIPEYVVYDNIGATPGTIRVVTFGLNNEEVIDTNTTAILHMMMTLDSSAVPWTDLVINLENGRESTDPDPLVGSKPLLTDSGLVVVDSLGDVNLDRFIDVADAVNIVAYIIGTFPLVERQFEVADIIENDSVNVFDLVADINMIYGIALPAPVPPPPDQIAVLSLAYNEMISGSNDLLVVRSQIPEEVAGVQLQLNYDPTAVSFGSPRLTADVSGYALHSNDNGQGRLKILLYKFAPYNSGDFMQPGDVDLVEIPITAYKDLKADDKTRIRLTEALLSNTVAGALAVQGVDTPLPNRFTLRQNYPNPFNPTTTIEFEIGVADLGALQQDVSLDVFNILGQHVTTLFDGRYAAGAYKVTWDATDHDGRRVASGVYLYRLKVGEEFMTKKMLFLK from the coding sequence ATGCGATTGGTGAAGATCCCCCTGATGTGTCTCTTGGCGCTTCTGGCACTGGCCGACTATTCCCAGGCGCAGCCTCAGTTTGGGTGCGATGACATCGTGCATTCGTCGTTTGACGTACTGCGTCTGCCGTTCTTCTGCGGCAAGCCGGGCGATACGGTGCTGCTGCCGGTCATCCTGGACAACGACTCAATCGTGACGTCGTTCCAGTTCCTGATCGAGTTCGACACGGCCTGGCTGCGCCCGGTGTTCATCCGGGACTCGTCGTGCGCGGTGGCGGACCAGACCGGTTGTATCCAGTGGAATGTCGACACGACTTTCGTGGATCACCTCATCACGCGGCGCATGCTTATCACCGATACCACGCCCGGCGAATTCGGGCCGGTTATCGACACGATCAACCAGTTTAGTATTAATCTGTTCCAGGGGCGCAAGAATGTGCTGGCCTGCAACGCCGTTCCGGAGTTCTTGACTCTTGACTCGCTGCCGCCGGGCAACGACACGATTTTTTACGTCAAGATGGCCGTCAAAGCGACCACGCCGCACCTTCAGCTTGCGCGCTTCACTTTCTTTGAGAGCGACATCTTCATAGTCGATGATAGCGTATTTCCGCCGGATACGACCTACTTCAACGGCTGTAACGCCTCCCAGATGGTGACTGCCTGGTACAAGGGGCTGAACGGCCAGGGAGAAGACTCCACCGAGAACTTCCAGGTTTACCCGACCACTGACCTGGGCTACACTTACTGGTTCCAGGCTGATACGGCCTGTGTACCGCCGGCCATCCCGGACCCGACCGTAGCCTTCTCGGCCAATCCGACATCTATAACTACCAGTCAGACATCCGCGCTAACCTGGACCTCGACCAATACGGACTCGGTGGTGATTCGGGATGGCGTTGGCTCACGCCTGGCCTACCCGGTCAACGGGCAGATATCGGGTACAATCAACTGGTCTCCGCCGAGCACCGGGACTTTCAGCTTCACCGCGCGAGCCTACGGCACCAACGGGAACTCGGCATTCGGGAACGCCACTGTGACTGTAACTACCGGCGGAACCGGCCAGGGCCCGAATATGTCTGTGTCCGGGCTGGCATCGCCGTATAATCAGGGCGAGCTGATCAGCTTCACGGTAACGGCCACCAATACTACTGGTACACAGATTACTATTGTCGCCTCCGGCCTGCCGGCGAATGCCAGTTTCGGTAACGGCGGGCAGGTGATCGGTGTCAGCCCGCTGACCGGCACGTTCAGCTGGACACCGAGCAACACGCAGGAGGGGTTCTTCACAGTCACGTTTACGGGCAGCCACTCTGGCGGTTCGACCGTGTTGCCGATCCAGATCGAGGTCAAGGAGCTGGAGTTCGACCGCCTCTTTTCCACCTCGCGCGAGGGCAACCGCCCGGTAGGCGGACGTCCCGGCAGGGCCGGAATCGCCTTCCCGATCGACCTGGTCAAACGTCAGCCGGTGTACGGTATCCAGTTCGATATGACGTACCCGGATGAGTTCCTGAGGATCGACTCGATCATGACCACGATACGAATTCCCGAATACGTGGTGTACGACAACATCGGCGCCACTCCCGGCACAATACGCGTGGTCACGTTCGGCCTCAACAACGAGGAAGTGATCGATACCAACACCACGGCGATACTGCACATGATGATGACACTCGATTCGAGCGCAGTGCCGTGGACCGACCTTGTCATTAATCTCGAAAACGGCCGTGAGTCAACCGATCCGGATCCGCTGGTCGGGTCCAAGCCGCTATTGACCGATTCCGGCCTGGTGGTGGTGGATTCGCTGGGCGATGTCAACCTCGATCGGTTCATCGACGTCGCCGACGCGGTCAATATCGTTGCCTACATCATCGGCACCTTCCCCCTGGTGGAACGACAGTTCGAGGTTGCGGACATCATCGAAAACGACTCGGTCAACGTGTTTGATCTGGTGGCCGATATCAACATGATCTACGGCATCGCCCTGCCTGCGCCGGTTCCGCCGCCGCCTGACCAGATCGCGGTGCTGTCACTGGCCTACAACGAGATGATCAGCGGTTCGAATGATCTGCTGGTGGTTCGCTCGCAGATCCCTGAGGAAGTCGCCGGCGTGCAATTGCAGCTGAACTACGATCCGACCGCGGTCAGTTTCGGCTCGCCGCGTCTGACGGCGGACGTCTCCGGCTATGCCCTCCACTCGAACGACAACGGCCAGGGACGTCTGAAAATCCTGCTGTACAAGTTCGCGCCGTACAACTCGGGTGATTTCATGCAGCCGGGCGATGTCGACCTGGTGGAAATCCCGATCACGGCCTACAAGGACCTGAAGGCCGACGACAAAACCCGTATCCGGCTGACCGAGGCGCTGCTCTCCAACACGGTCGCCGGCGCGCTGGCAGTCCAGGGTGTCGACACCCCTCTGCCGAACCGGTTTACACTCAGGCAGAACTACCCCAACCCGTTCAACCCGACCACGACAATCGAGTTTGAGATCGGCGTGGCCGATCTCGGCGCCCTGCAGCAGGATGTCAGTCTGGACGTCTTCAATATACTCGGTCAGCATGTGACGACTCTGTTTGACGGTCGTTACGCTGCCGGCGCTTACAAAGTTACCTGGGATGCGACCGACCACGACGGGCGTCGCGTGGCCAGCGGTGTCTATCTCTACCGTCTGAAAGTCGGTGAGGAGTTTATGACCAAGAAAATGCTCTTCCTCAAGTAA